From the genome of Piliocolobus tephrosceles isolate RC106 unplaced genomic scaffold, ASM277652v3 unscaffolded_31432, whole genome shotgun sequence, one region includes:
- the LOC113222478 gene encoding LOW QUALITY PROTEIN: testis-specific chromodomain protein Y 1-like (The sequence of the model RefSeq protein was modified relative to this genomic sequence to represent the inferred CDS: inserted 1 base in 1 codon; substituted 1 base at 1 genomic stop codon): MASQELEVETIIDKRQDKNGNTMYLVWWKGYDKQDDTWEPEHHLMNCEKCIHDFNRRQTEKQKKLEWTRTSRICSNNARRRTSISTKADYTKSSPKMLVTGKQHISKSSQLYAASKNVRRKAASLLTDAKDMELINSTLKTFAPDSSVDNKXTVSGFQELKKLDPIAVDQQDVVDFKVTEGKPVRDPLSGPSAEQAGTEDKTLLQPLMSQMSGSVIASMATDSAPQKAIVVLIDPLAATRTTDTRTSVPRVKGGKRHVTDDDRDQSFVKKMYFNIRLTESASTYRDIVVKKEDGFTQILLSTRSTEKNALNTEVIKEIVNALNRAAADDSKLVLFSAAGSVFCCGLDLGYFVKHLRNDRNRASFEMVNTIKNFVNTFIQFKKPIVVSVNGPAIGLGASMLPLCYLVWATEKAWFQTPYMTFGQSPDACSTVTFPKIMGEASANEMLIAGRKLTAWEACAKGLVSQVFLTGTFTEEVMIQIRKLSXYNAIVLEKCKTLVRCNIKMELEKANETECEVLRKIWGSAQGVESMVKYVENKINEF; encoded by the exons ATGGcttcccaggagttggaggttgaaACAATTATTGACAAAAGACAAGACAAAAATGGGAATACAATGTATTTGGTTTGGTGGAAAGGTTATGACAAACAGGATGACACTTGGGAACCAGAACATCACCTCATGAACTGTGAGAAATGTATACATGATTTTAATAGACGACagactgagaaacagaaaaaactagAATGGACCAGGACAAGTAGAATTTGTTCAAACAATGCCAGAAGAAGAACTTCCATATCTACCAAAGCGGACTATACTAAGAGCTCTCCTAAAATGCTAGTGACTGGCAAACAACACATATCCAAAAGCAGCCAGTTATATGCTGCCAGCAAGAACGTTAGGAGAAAGGCAGCTTCACTTCTCACTGATGCAAAGGATATGGAGTTAATAAATTCAACTCTCAAGACATTTGCACCTGATAGTTCTGTTGACAACAAGTAAACTGTGAGCGGCTTTCAGGAACTCAAGAAATTGGACCCTATTGCAGTAGATCAGCAGGACGTGGTGGACTTCAAGGTGACAGAAGGGAAACCAGTCAGGGACCCTTTGTCAGGTCCCAGTGCAGAACAGGCTGGGACAGAGGACAAGACCCTGCTACAGCCACTAATGTCTCAGATGTCTGGCTCAGTTATTGCTTCCATGGCCACAGACTCAGCTCCCCAAAAAGCTATAGTGGTATTAATAGACCCATTAGCAGCCACTAGAACAACAGACACACGTACGTCAGTTCCAAGAGTGAAAGGTGGCAAAAGACATGTTACTGATGATGACAGAGACCAGTCTTTTGTCAAGAAAATGTACTTCAACATAAGGCTAACAGAGAGTGCCAGCACATACAGAGACATTGTAGTGAAGAAAGAGGATGGATTCACCCAGATATTGCTATCAACCAGATCGACAGAAAAAAATGCACTGAATACAGAAGTAATTAAGGAAATAGTGAATGCTCTGAATAGGGCTGCTGCAGATGACAGCAAGCTTGTGTTGTTCAGTGCAGCTGGAAGTGTCTTTTGCTGTGGTCTTGATTTGGGGTATTTTGTGAAACATTTAAGGAATGACAGAAACAGAGCAAGCTTTGAAATGGTGAACACCATCAAGAACTTTGTGAATACTTTTATTCAGTTTAAAAAGCCTATTGTTGTATCAGTCAATGGCCCTGCCATTGGACTTGGTGCTTCCATGTTGCCACTTTGCTATCTAGTGTGGGCAACTGAAAAGGCGTGGTTCCAAACCCCTTATATGACCTTTGGACAGAGTCCAGATGCATGTTCTACTGTAACATTTCCAAAAATCATGGGTGAAGCATCTGCCAATGAAATGTTAATTGCTGGGCGAAAACTGACAGCATGGGAGGCGTGTGCCAAAGGCCTGGTCTCCCAAGTGTTCTTGACTGGAACTTTCACCGAGGAGGTTATGATTCAAATTAGGAAGCTTT TATATAATGCAATTGTGCTAGAAAAATGTAAGACCCTTGTTCGCTGTAATATTAAGATGGAGTTGGAAAAGGCCAATGAGACAGAGTGTGAGGTGCTGAGGAAGATCTGGGGCTCAGCCCAAGGGGTAGAATCCATGGTAAagtatgttgaaaataaaattaatgagttTTAA